In Tsuneonella sp. CC-YZS046, the genomic window CGTGGACATCTATTTCTGAGCGCCGAGGCGCATCAGACTGTCGCCTTCCAGCCGCATGAGCCGCCAATCGCCCCGCATGCGCGCGCCGATCGTTTCATAGAAGGCGATCGACGGCTCGTTCCAGTCGAGCACCGCCCATTCGAGCCTTGCGCAATCGCGCCGTAGCGCAAGCCCCGCCAACTCCGCCAGCAAGGCCCGGCCCAGCCCGTATCCGCGCGCTTCCGGGCGCACGAACAGGTCTTCGAGATAAAGTCCCGGCGTTCCGGCGAAGGTCGAGAAATTCCGGAAGAAGAGCGCAAATCCGGCTGCTTTGCCATCATGCTCCGCGATCAGAACCTCCGCGGCCGGATTTTCGCCGAACAGATACGTCCCCAGCATATCTTCATCGAAATGAACCGCGTGCGAGAGATCCTCATATTCCGCGAGTTCGCGGATAAGCGCGGCTATCAGCGGAAGATCGGCGGGAACGGCCGGACGGACGCCGACAGTCATTCGGCAGCCTGGGCCGTGGCTTGCGCCGCCTCCATTTCCGCTGCCTTCTGTTCCACCAGCCTTACGATGTGGTCCAGCATATCCGCGCTTTCGACATGATGGTCGGTCACGCCGGACAAATAGACCATGTGCCTGCCGCTGCCGCCGCCGGTGATCCCGATATCGGTTTCGCGCGCTTCGCCCGGCCCATTCACGACACAGCCCAGGACGGAAAGCGACAGCGGCGTCTTGATATGCTGCAGCCTGTCTTCCAGCGCGGTGACGACACGGATGACATCGAAGCCTTGCCGTGCGCAACTCGGGCAGGAGACTACCCTTACGCCACGGGTGCGCAGGTCCAGGCCCTTGAGGATTTCGAAGCCCACCCGCACTTCCTCTTCCGGCTCGGCCGAAAGCGAGACGCGGATGGTGTCGCCAATTCCCGCCCATAGAAGATTGCCGATCCCGATCGCGGATTTGACCGTCCCGCCGATCAGGCCGCCTGCCTCCGTGATGCCGAGATGGAGCGGGCAGTCGACCGCATCGGCAAGCCCCTGATATGCGGCGACGGCGAGGAACACGTCGCTCGCCTTCACCGCCACCTTGTATTCATGGAAATCGTGATCCTGCAGCAGCTTGATATGATCGAGCGCGCTTTCGACCAATGCCTCGGGGCACGGCTCCCCGTATTTCTCGAGCAGATCCTTTTCCAGGCTGCCCGCATTCACTCCGATCCTGATCGAGCAGCCATTCGCCTTGGCGGCCCGGATCACTTCGGCAACCCGTTCGCTGCTGCCGATATTGCCGGGATTGATGCGCAGGCAGGCCGCGCCCGCATCGGCTGCTTCCAGCGCCCGCTTGTAGTGAAAATGGATGTCGGCGACCAAAGGCACGTTGGCCGCCCGGGCGATCTGCCGGAATGCGGATGTGCTCTCCACATCCGGGCAGGATACGCGAATGATGTCCGCTCCCGCATCTTCGCAGCGGCGGATCTGAGCGATGGTGGCGCCGGGGTCGGAGGTCGGCGTATTGGTCATGGTCTGCACCGTGATCGGCGCATCGCCGCCGACCGGCACATTGCCGACCATGATCTGACGGCTCTTGCGGCGCTCTATATCGCGCCAGGGACGGACGGAAGACATGGACCGCCATATAGTCTTCCGCGGCCTCTGGAGCAAACGCTGTAGATGTGCGATTTCCAGGGCAGAGCACTGCGTCTCTGCATGGCATAGGGCTTGCGCGCCTGCGCAGGGCCTGAATCACCCTTGCACTGTTGTCAGTGTGCGCAGCCATGCGCCGGGTTAATGCGGTCCCAATCCTGCTGCCGTGCAGGCTCACGCCGCATTTCGCGCAGGGCGGCATTCATGTAATCGCCCGCCAGCTTCCTGTGCTGGCTTTCATCCTCTGCATTGGATGCATCGAGGGCAAGGAGCATTTCCTCACGCGCGCGCAGCAAGCAGACCGGGGCGTCCAGCCTCTCCATGACATTCGCCTCTTTTTGCCGAACCTCTCCGCAGAGCCGACGTTTCTTGCATATCATGCTTTGGCAATTCGGCCAAAATTCCGCGAACCGGACCGTGCTGTCCGGTCAGCTCAGCCTCAGCTCATACAGATATTCGTCGTCGCGATGGTTACCGACCCAGAAATAGATGTCCGCGATTTTAGAGAAGCCATATCGCGCATAGAAGCGCTGCGCGCCATGATTGCCGCTCCACACCGATAGCTGGATGGCGTCCGCCTGGCGCGCGCGTGCTTCCTCGAGCGCCCATTCCATCAGGGCAGCCCCCACACCTCCACCGGTCAGGGATGGGTCCACGTAGAGTTGCCCGAGAGAGATCGGATTCTTCGCGTTTGAATGCCCGTCATACCAGCCCGGCATCTTGAGCTTGCAGAATCCGATCAGTTTTCCATCCCGTTCGGCCAGGCAGTGAATGAATGCCGGGTCCGCGATCTCGCCTGCGACAGCTTCCCGGGAATAGACCGAGGCGAGAAACCCGGAGAGGTCGGCCGGATCGTAAAGATGGCCGAAGGCCGCGCGGAAACTGTCTTCCCCAAGCCGGGAAAGGGCAGGAACATCCCGTTCGGTGGCAGGTCGCAGGATCATTTCAGGAATGCTTGTCGGCTTTCCTGCGCCCGAATCGCATGTTGCGCTCCAGGCGCGCTCTCAACTGGGCGTAGAATGCTTCCAGAAACGCGCGGTCATCGCCCTGGCCCGGTTGCCAGCCGATCTTGCGGCAGATCGTTTCCGCGACCGCAGCCATCGCTTCCGGGCGATTTTCGCGCAGGATACGTTCCAGCGTCTGCAATTCATATTCGCCATAGACGGAAAGTTCGGCTTCGCCGAACCGATAAAGCGCGCCGGTTTCGGTCGATACGCCATGCGCGGAGGGCGTGGCCGACAGCGTATCGTCAAGCCTGCGCTTGGGCGCCTCGACCACCCAGGTGCCGGCGATGAGATCTCCGGCGCGCAGCGCATCGCGGTTGAAGAAGGGGAACAGCAGGAAAATCGCGAACCAGATCGTGGCGGCAAGACCCGCCATGCCGCCATCGCCGCTTTGCGCCCCGGCGATCAGCATGAGCGGGGCGAACAGCTCTATGTCGCGCAGCAGGTTGCGAGCGATCACCGCCTCCGCGGTCAGCCGGCCGCCGTCGCGGGCGGCAATACGGATTCCGGTCAGCCGCTTGCCCGGCGTCGCCCCGCGCGGCCCCAGTTCGAAGAACAGGAAGTAGCCGTAGTGGAACAGGAACATCGCGATCAGCCAGATCACGACGAGGAATTCGAGCACTCCGAAGATCTGGCTGGGGTCCTCGGCGGATTGCCAATCCATTCCCAGCACGCCGAAGCCCAGATAGAGCAGCAGCAGCGTCACCGCCAGCATCGTCACGTGAATGATGATGAAGTCTATGATGAGCGCGCCCGCTCGCGATCCTCTGCTTGCAACCGTTAGCGGCAGCGCAAGCCCTTCCGGGGTTATCAGCGTGCGCAGGCGCTTCGCCTGCGCGGCAAGATAGGGCGCGCTCGCCATGTCAGGCTTCCCGGCCCTGGAGCGGCGCTTTCAGGGCGAAGAAATAGGCCAGCCAGAAGATCAGCATCGAACCGCCGACAAGGTAGCGGCTGGGGGTATCCGTCACGAGCTGCCGGACGAAGCCTTCGAGGAAGGCGGCGATCAGCAGCATGAGCACGACCCCGGCCATGACCTGCGCCGCCCGCCGCCCGCTTTCGGCGGCGGCGGTCAGGACCGAGCGTTGCCCGGGGAAGGCCATCGCGCGCCCGATATGGATGCCCGCGCCGCCCGCCAGCAATATCGCGAACAGCTCGGTCGTGCCATGAACGCTCAGCCAGCCAACGAAATCCACGGTCATTCCTGCACCGCCGAACAGCCACAGCATCGCGCCAAGCAGGGCCATGTTGTGTATCAGCAGCAGGATCGAGGGGACCCCGAAAGCGAAGCCCAGCGCAAAAGCGAGAATCGCGACCTTGGCGTTGTTGCTGAAGAGATAGGCGGCGAATGCGGAGAGGCCGGAAGCGCTTTCCTGCTTTCCGAACAATGTCCCTCGCAGGACGTCCGGCGATGCGCCGGGGGACCGCTCCCCGCCGAATTCAGGCGGGACCAGGGCGTGGAACCACTGGCTGTCGCCGGAAACCAGCAGCCATCCGACCAGGGTTCCGGCGATCATCGCCGCCAATGCGATCAGCAGGTCCGGCCAGATTTCCCGCACGCTCGCGCTCCAGCCCCCGCCCAGAAAGCGACGCAGCCAGCTGCCCAGGGAACTGCGCGGCCCGTAGACCTGGAACCAGGCGCGCTGGACGAGCGATTCCAGGTAAGCCAGCGTCGCCGCGTCCAGCGAGGTTTCCCGCGCGATAGCGAGGCTGGAGGCGGCCATGCGGTAAAGCGCGGGCAGGGCCAGCACGTCATCGTCGGAAAGCTTGCGCAAGCGGCCGGATTCCAGGCGAGCGACAATCTGCTCCAGGCGTTTCCACTCGCCTTCGCGTTCGAGCCGGAAACGGTCCGAGCGCAGTGCCGCCGCCGCGATATCCGCGGGAGAGGCGGCAGCCCGGCTTCGGCCGAACAAAGATTTCAGCATCGGCGCCTTCACCCGATCGCTCCCGCGCGCTTGATTTCCAGATAGCGGTCGATCAGCCGGTAGCCGATCCGCTCCCATGGCGCTTCGATCACATCCACGCCGAGCTGCCGAAGCCGTTGCAGCACGACCGCCCGCTGCCGCGCCAGGGTTTCCGCCGTCACGGCCATGGAGACATGAGCGAGATCCTCGGGCTCGGCCGCGATCAGATCAGCCAGCTCGGCGTCTTCCATGGTCACGAACAGGACGAGATGGTGGCGGACCAGCCGGCCGACGCTTTCGATCATCAGTTCCGCGCTGGTCGGATCGCTGAAATCGGAGAACAGCACGATCAGGGAGCGGCGCTGCAGGCGGGCCGTAAGGGTGGCCAGGGCGAGCGTGAAGTTCGGCTCCTGCGCATGATAATCCAGGCTGGCGGCGGCGCTTTGCAGCCGGTGGAAGGCCCGGGTGTCGGAAATGAAGGGCGTGGCCAGCTCCGGCTGCCGGGCGAAGCCGAACAGCGCGACCTTGTCGCCGCCCTTCAAGGCGACATAGGCGGCCGTCAGCGCCGCCGAGACGGCCCTGTCGATCCTGGGCAGCCCTTCAAGCGGTTCGCACATCGCCTGCCCGCAGTCGAAGGCGAAGACGATCTGGTTGTTGCGTTCGCTTTCATTCTCGCGGGCATGAAGCCGGGTCTGCCGCGCGCTGGTCTTCCAGTCTATGCGGCGGCGATCCATTCCCGGCTGATATTCCGCCAGCGATTCGAACTGGCTGCCTTCGCCCCGGATTCGCCTGGCGATCAGACCGAACTGGGCATCGCGAAGGAAGGTCTGCAAGGCGGGGGAGCGGACCGGCGAAAGATCCGGCCAGATCCGGATGTCGCGGTTCACCTGCTGGCTTTTCTGACGATGGGCGAGGCCGAGCGGGCCTGACCAGCGAAGCCAAAGATGCGTGATCGCGCCTGTGCCCCTGCGCGATAGCGTGAGCGGGATGCCGCCGCGCCACGCGCCGCTGGGATCGAGGCCAAGCGGGAACTCCGCCCTTCCGCCCGGGCCGAGGCGCGGGTCGAAGGCCAGCGCGGCGCTTGGAGGAGCGTTGCCTTTACGCCCTGAAATATCGACCAGCACGGAAATCTCGAAAGGCTCGCCCACTTCCGCATCGGCTGGCGTTATCAGACGCAAATCCTCAAGCCGCCCCGCCGCCAGCCCGTCCAGCAGCACTAGCACCAGCAGCATCACGCCGGCCGCGGGCGCGACGATCCAGGCGCCCGGCGCGGCTGCTGCGATGACCAGCGCCACCGGCGCGGCCATGGTCGCGAGCCGTGCTGTCCGGGCGGACGGAACGATCAACGCGGCGCCTCTGTCTGTTCGACCAGCGCGCCCACCAGGGCTTCGACCTCCCGCCCTTCGATCTCGGCGGCGGGCGAGAGCAACAAGCGGTGCCGCAGGACCGCGGTGGCCAGCGCCTTCACGTCATCCGGCAGCACGTAATCCCGCCCCTGCAAGGCGGCGCGCGCGCGTGCGGCATTGGCCATGAGCACGGCCGCGCGAGGAGATGCGCCGCTGGACAGGTCGGCGCTTTCGCGCGTGGCGCGGACCAGGCGCACGATATAGTCGATCACGTCGGGCGCGATCGTCACGCTTTTCAGGGCGGCGCTGGCGGCGGCAAGCTGGGCAGGCTCCGTGACGGGGGCAATGCCGAAGTCTTCCGGGCGCGGCGGGCCGCCCTGTTCGCCGAAGCGGGCCACGATCGCGGCTTCTTCCTCCGCGCTGGGATAAGGCACCAGCAGCTTGAACAGGAAGCGGTCGAGCTGGGCCTCCGGCAAGGGATAGACCCCCTGGCTCTCGATTGGGTTCTGGGTGGCGATGACCAGGAATCGTTCGGGCAGGGGGTGCACTTCGCCATCCAGCGTGACCTGCCTTTCCTGCATGGCTTCCAGCAGGGCGGCCTGGGTCTTGGGCGGGGTGCGGTTGATCTCGTCGGCCAGCAGCAGTTCGCAGAAGATCGGCCCGCGCGTGAGTGTGAACTGGCTGGTCTGGAAATTGAACAGGTTGGAGCCGAGGATGTCGCCCGGCAGCAGATCCGGCGTGAACTGGATTCTGCCGTAGTCCAGCCCGAGCGACCGGGCAAAGCATTGCGCGAGGAAGGTCTTGGCGACGCCCGGAGGGCCTTCGAGCAGGACATGGCCGCGGCTCAGCAGCGCCACCAGCAAGTGCTCGACCGTATCCGCCTGGCCGATCACCGCCTTGCCGATCTCCGCGCGGATCGCTTCGGCCAGCGACCGGAGCTGGTCCAGGGTCATGGTCATGTCTCGAGCTTCCTTTCGATCTGTTTGAGAGCCTGCGTCGCCTGCAGCAATTCATGCGTGCCGCGGCTTTCGGCGAGCTGCCGGACGAGGTCGGAAAAAGCGGGCCTGTCCACCCCCCGGCCAAGAAGGCGATGGTCGATCTGCATGTCCAGAGCGCTTGCTTCCTGCTGCCGGCGCAAGCCGAGAAGCTGGGCTATCCGCGCCCGCATCAGCGCCGCGTAAGGGGGGCCTAGCAGATGGAGGCGCCCGGTGCGCCGGATGAAACCGGCGCTGTTGATGACCAGTTGACGCTTGCCGAGCGCGATCGTCCGGCCTTCCGCGAGCGGCGGCCCGAAGCGGCGAAGCGCCCGCCAGCCTATGATTATGCCGGCGATGATGAGGCATATGGTTGCCGCCAGGAACGGCGGGGTGAATGCGAGAGTAAGCAGATTGGCGCTGCGGCCCAGCCCGTTCAGCGTGAGATCGAAAATCACCGGGATGCGCTCGCCGCCGCTGGCCGCGCTGACAAGCCGTTCGGCCAGCAGGGCGTTTTCCCGCCGGGCCATGCCGTAATTGTCGAGCAGGTCAGGCTCGAACACGAAGATCAGCGGGTGGAGATAATCGGCGTCGCCCCCGAAGGAGGACAGCATCCCCGCCATTTGGTTGAGTGCTGGATAGTAGCCGTCGTCCGCGAGATAGGCGGCCAGAATACGCCCCCCGTCGCCGCGAACCAGCGGCACCAGATTCGCGCTGCCTCCGCCGGTCTGGACCTGTTTGGGATCGGGAAGCGAGCCGGACAGATCGCCCGTCCGCCAGGTGCCGGCCTTGCCCAGCGATACGGTGATGTCGTCGGCAAAGCCTTTCCACTCCGGAGAGTCCGAGCCACCCAGCACGACCCAGCCATCCTTGGCGTCTTTCCGGAAATCCGGGGCGCGCGATGCATGCCATTTAGGCAGGATCACCATGGTGGGGCCGATGCTGCGGCGGCGCTCGACGGCTTCGGACAATTCCTCGCCATCGGCATAATGCGGCGGAGTCAGCACCAGCAGCCCGTAAGTGGTGAGCTTGCCTTCATTGCGGCTCACTTCCACCGCGCGGCCGCTGCCTTCGATCAGCCGGGCAAACGCGGCATAGCCGTTGAGGCCCTTGCCGCCGGCGTGTCCGCCGTCGCTATGGTTGTCGTTCCCGAACTCGCCCGCGCCGATGAAATACAGCGTGAGCAGAAAGGCGACGGCGCCGACAGCCAATATGGCCAGCACGGCGCGGGGGGAGAAGGGAGATGATCCGGCTTCGCTCATGCGGGCCTGCCTTCCAGTTCCCTGATCGCGAAATCGGCATAGGCCGCGCGCGCGGCCTGCCAGTCTTCCATTCCCAGCGGCACGAGCGCGAACAGGCTGCGCTCCACTCGTTCGGCGATGATCCGGAAGGCGTTGCGGGCGCGATCCGGCAAGGCGGGCAGGGCGGCAATCTCCCGCGCGGTGCTCGAGGGATCGAGCAGATCCGGCCGGATGGCGCGGATCTGGCCAACGCTCCGCACCAGCAGGAGATGGGTCGCCTCGTCATAATGTCCTGC contains:
- a CDS encoding GNAT family N-acetyltransferase, encoding MTVGVRPAVPADLPLIAALIRELAEYEDLSHAVHFDEDMLGTYLFGENPAAEVLIAEHDGKAAGFALFFRNFSTFAGTPGLYLEDLFVRPEARGYGLGRALLAELAGLALRRDCARLEWAVLDWNEPSIAFYETIGARMRGDWRLMRLEGDSLMRLGAQK
- a CDS encoding stage II sporulation protein M, whose amino-acid sequence is MLKSLFGRSRAAASPADIAAAALRSDRFRLEREGEWKRLEQIVARLESGRLRKLSDDDVLALPALYRMAASSLAIARETSLDAATLAYLESLVQRAWFQVYGPRSSLGSWLRRFLGGGWSASVREIWPDLLIALAAMIAGTLVGWLLVSGDSQWFHALVPPEFGGERSPGASPDVLRGTLFGKQESASGLSAFAAYLFSNNAKVAILAFALGFAFGVPSILLLIHNMALLGAMLWLFGGAGMTVDFVGWLSVHGTTELFAILLAGGAGIHIGRAMAFPGQRSVLTAAAESGRRAAQVMAGVVLMLLIAAFLEGFVRQLVTDTPSRYLVGGSMLIFWLAYFFALKAPLQGREA
- a CDS encoding DUF58 domain-containing protein translates to MAAPVALVIAAAAPGAWIVAPAAGVMLLVLVLLDGLAAGRLEDLRLITPADAEVGEPFEISVLVDISGRKGNAPPSAALAFDPRLGPGGRAEFPLGLDPSGAWRGGIPLTLSRRGTGAITHLWLRWSGPLGLAHRQKSQQVNRDIRIWPDLSPVRSPALQTFLRDAQFGLIARRIRGEGSQFESLAEYQPGMDRRRIDWKTSARQTRLHARENESERNNQIVFAFDCGQAMCEPLEGLPRIDRAVSAALTAAYVALKGGDKVALFGFARQPELATPFISDTRAFHRLQSAAASLDYHAQEPNFTLALATLTARLQRRSLIVLFSDFSDPTSAELMIESVGRLVRHHLVLFVTMEDAELADLIAAEPEDLAHVSMAVTAETLARQRAVVLQRLRQLGVDVIEAPWERIGYRLIDRYLEIKRAGAIG
- a CDS encoding MoxR family ATPase; the encoded protein is MTMTLDQLRSLAEAIRAEIGKAVIGQADTVEHLLVALLSRGHVLLEGPPGVAKTFLAQCFARSLGLDYGRIQFTPDLLPGDILGSNLFNFQTSQFTLTRGPIFCELLLADEINRTPPKTQAALLEAMQERQVTLDGEVHPLPERFLVIATQNPIESQGVYPLPEAQLDRFLFKLLVPYPSAEEEAAIVARFGEQGGPPRPEDFGIAPVTEPAQLAAASAALKSVTIAPDVIDYIVRLVRATRESADLSSGASPRAAVLMANAARARAALQGRDYVLPDDVKALATAVLRHRLLLSPAAEIEGREVEALVGALVEQTEAPR
- a CDS encoding RDD family protein, with translation MASAPYLAAQAKRLRTLITPEGLALPLTVASRGSRAGALIIDFIIIHVTMLAVTLLLLYLGFGVLGMDWQSAEDPSQIFGVLEFLVVIWLIAMFLFHYGYFLFFELGPRGATPGKRLTGIRIAARDGGRLTAEAVIARNLLRDIELFAPLMLIAGAQSGDGGMAGLAATIWFAIFLLFPFFNRDALRAGDLIAGTWVVEAPKRRLDDTLSATPSAHGVSTETGALYRFGEAELSVYGEYELQTLERILRENRPEAMAAVAETICRKIGWQPGQGDDRAFLEAFYAQLRARLERNMRFGRRKADKHS
- a CDS encoding DUF4350 domain-containing protein — translated: MSEAGSSPFSPRAVLAILAVGAVAFLLTLYFIGAGEFGNDNHSDGGHAGGKGLNGYAAFARLIEGSGRAVEVSRNEGKLTTYGLLVLTPPHYADGEELSEAVERRRSIGPTMVILPKWHASRAPDFRKDAKDGWVVLGGSDSPEWKGFADDITVSLGKAGTWRTGDLSGSLPDPKQVQTGGGSANLVPLVRGDGGRILAAYLADDGYYPALNQMAGMLSSFGGDADYLHPLIFVFEPDLLDNYGMARRENALLAERLVSAASGGERIPVIFDLTLNGLGRSANLLTLAFTPPFLAATICLIIAGIIIGWRALRRFGPPLAEGRTIALGKRQLVINSAGFIRRTGRLHLLGPPYAALMRARIAQLLGLRRQQEASALDMQIDHRLLGRGVDRPAFSDLVRQLAESRGTHELLQATQALKQIERKLET
- the ispG gene encoding flavodoxin-dependent (E)-4-hydroxy-3-methylbut-2-enyl-diphosphate synthase, which translates into the protein MSSVRPWRDIERRKSRQIMVGNVPVGGDAPITVQTMTNTPTSDPGATIAQIRRCEDAGADIIRVSCPDVESTSAFRQIARAANVPLVADIHFHYKRALEAADAGAACLRINPGNIGSSERVAEVIRAAKANGCSIRIGVNAGSLEKDLLEKYGEPCPEALVESALDHIKLLQDHDFHEYKVAVKASDVFLAVAAYQGLADAVDCPLHLGITEAGGLIGGTVKSAIGIGNLLWAGIGDTIRVSLSAEPEEEVRVGFEILKGLDLRTRGVRVVSCPSCARQGFDVIRVVTALEDRLQHIKTPLSLSVLGCVVNGPGEARETDIGITGGGSGRHMVYLSGVTDHHVESADMLDHIVRLVEQKAAEMEAAQATAQAAE
- a CDS encoding GNAT family N-acetyltransferase, which gives rise to MILRPATERDVPALSRLGEDSFRAAFGHLYDPADLSGFLASVYSREAVAGEIADPAFIHCLAERDGKLIGFCKLKMPGWYDGHSNAKNPISLGQLYVDPSLTGGGVGAALMEWALEEARARQADAIQLSVWSGNHGAQRFYARYGFSKIADIYFWVGNHRDDEYLYELRLS